The Dioscorea cayenensis subsp. rotundata cultivar TDr96_F1 chromosome 8, TDr96_F1_v2_PseudoChromosome.rev07_lg8_w22 25.fasta, whole genome shotgun sequence genome segment GATGCGTTTCTCTTGCTTTAAAAAAAacgaaagaaagaaagaaagaaaaaaagaaaaaaaggataaattaaaaaaaaaataaaacatttatttgtatatatacctctcaaaaccgcataattttaaatatactttttttataaatattttaaatatacttTCATAAATTCCCAaacttttaaaaagaaattataaaaaagttcttataaaaaattatacattgaaaataataaatattaaaagaagGAGACGGAAGATTGTGACCCATAAAAGTGACGTGACGCCGGTCTGGTGGGTTGGGCTTGTGTACCAAGTTGGGCCTAAACTTCATAAAAGAACTTCATGGGCTCCATAGACCGTCATTGACAATAGAATTGAATGCAAGAATAGTCAACATTCCAAATATCtaataatcattataattgtTTACCTTCTATTTTACATTTAtctttctcattattttatatagtttttttattaactcaCAAAAGCTAAGTAAGGCAATAGAAATCCTCACGAGCACATCACTACGACGATTTAGAGGCACTGCTCTGCTTTTCATACAAAAAAATCACGTGTTCAAATCTCTATTATTTGACTTGAACCAACCCTAGTTATACAATTTGATTTGATGGGGATTTATGTGATGCCATATGAGGGCACGAAGTTCCGAGTAGAGATCTAGCTGTCACCTGATTGCCCAGTTCAGTGTCATCATATGACCGCTTGATCACCATAGTACTTTGATATCGCTCCAAGCTACTCTTGATAGTTCatatctcataaaaataaatagggtAAAcgtttgttggttttttttttcaagagaattaagataatgaaaaatttaatgtGATTGGCCCCATGAACCATACTATGTAATTAACATGCAAGAAAAGGTATTGATGGTCAAATGGGATCCAAGAAAGGAGAGAGGTATCAATCATCAAGAGGAGTACAAAAAAGGGGGCTTGGACATGGTTTGATTTATCACAATAGTGAGAAAAGAAGTCACCACAATCAGACACTCCCAATAAAGACCCTCTAGACAAGTCCATTCAATTAATTTGACATCTCAACCAACCATTAGTTCTTATTGCTTAAGTTGAGTTTAGTGCTATTTAATCCTAAACTTGAAAAACATGTGACAAGATGTTATGGTTTTTCAATCTATAATTCTCTGGCTTATTGTCCCTACAAAAACATTGAATCAGAGATGGAAAGGAGAATTTGGTACAAGAGATAGCAATCCACATGCACTCCTTTCAAACTGATTTAATGATCTAGTGTTTGTGTATTTACTTGAGTTTTATTGTATGTTTGACTTTTGATGTTATTAAGAGAAGATTATAAGTTAAATTCATGCCAAACTTGTTGAATTATCTACTTGATAATGAGAAAAATTTGGAGTGATGTTAAAGTTTAGTTGGCTTGAGACTGCAAAGTCTTTTGTACTCACCTGCCCTGTTGTTCCTTGCACATGGATCAGTCTTCCCTTTTTCCCACAATTTATCACACAACTGTTTTTCACAAGGACTGcaacattttattcatttatttatttattatctttgatTGTTCAAATTTCTCTGTTTTATAGTATTTGAAAAGAACAGACATATATGCATCCAATTGTGAAGCTGATCTGTTTTTAAAGAgaatgaaagaaataaataaaagaaatatatagatCACAGCATAAATACATTTGTAGCTTTGACATGCAAAGAAAATAatcatacaatttttttttttctgcagatATTCATTCAACTTCTAAATCAGTGAAATGCATCATCAAATGTAATTCAGAAACATGGACAAAGGAACCAAACAAAGTCCTCTTTTCTGCAACTCTGTATATTCATTTGTGCTCTCAATGAAATCCAATCCATTCACATCATGCTTctcctaaaaagaaaaacacaaacaaaaagaatcaggttaataaaaaaatcataacaacaaaaccaaaatctaTCTCACCTCTGAAACATCATCCTTCTTGTCATCATTCCTTCTTTGGCTCAACTCACTAACCTGCTAACAAAAAAATCCAGAAACTAATCAACCAAAGgacaaaacaatcaattcaCAAAAGAACAAGTAGAAATATATCTGCAAAACAAAAACCTTAGGACTATTAGCAGGAGAACTAGCAGTATCTTCTAAAGAATCATCATCCAAATTCACTATAGTTTTTCTCTTCTTGAAGCTCAAACTCTGACAAACACCATCAACAGGAACTGAAGATTTCCATGCAGCATAAGAAGCAGCATCAGAGACCATTGAAGAAGATAAACAGAAACTAGCTGAAGAGTTTCCATCatcctcttctcttttctccaTGAAATCCTCTTCAAAGTACCACGTCCATCCACTCTCCTCTGAACTCTTGGCTTCTTTAGAAAACAGAGCTCTGTTCATGGAGGAAGAGCTCATTGAATTCTccattgaagatgaagaaagaactttgcattgatatttatagaaagaaaaaagaggagaTGGTGGGGCAAAGAGGGAGTTGGGGAAGTTAAACTCTACAGTTGCAACAAAAGACTTGCAAGTGAACGTGCAGGAAAGGAAGACAAGCAATGCAGAGCATTTGACCTTTAAGaattatttcaaaagaaaatttctttttatttaattgtttgattaattattattattattattattattatttggtggTTTTTATTGCaggttttattcttgtttttttaaagcaaaGACTGTAGAGGGCTAAGACCATGGTTTGTCAAATGACAGTTAATACAGTTAatgtggtgtgtgtgtgtgtgtgaacataAGTTTTTTGTGTGGCAACTCACATTGCTTGTCAATTCAATGGCTATTGTTCACCAACCCATTTGGAAgggaaactatatatatatatatatatatatatatattatatcttaTCTTTGCATCTATCTATTTGAAATTTGTGGGAAAGTTATGAGCTATTCAaccatatttatttctttatggggttttttttctctcttggtTGCATATAccctgaaaagaaaagatttctAATTATTTGGATACCTCAAAGAGGCTAAAAAATTTGCTTATATATTATTCCTCCCTTAAAATTAAGAAAGTTAGGTAAAGTTAATaatctaaaattaataatatgatgtgtagttaaatatgatttattgaaagttgtaaaaatatattaaataaaaaatataaattttaaaaaaataatatttaatgtttcataaactttttaaattgacaaatttaaaaaaaaaaccctttaaaataagacaaataaaaaaatactagagtgaatataataaaattaaaatccatCTCGTTAGATTTCTTCCATTTTAacatttcaataaattaatttttaattaacttgatcaactatatatatatatatatattcaggtAAGGATGGATGCGCACTCAAAAAAGGATAAACAACTTAATTATGAGAAATGTTTGGAATCATTATTTCTAATCAAGGTCAGCAAACATAATCTGTGAAATCATAGAGGAAGGAGACAAAGGGGTGGCTTTCCTCATAATAGTATATGCATTCCATTATGGACATAGTTTCCACTGTGTCTATGGCCACAAATCAAGGTGGGGTGGTTTGGTCCCTACTAAAGTCCAAGGTCAAGCACCTGCAAGTTGGTTTAAGGTACAAAACCACACATTTAACTCACTTTGACTTCTTAGACTGAACTTTTATAAATGTTCATCAATGCAATGGCATTTCTTCAAAAATACATGGATTAGAAGTCAATGCAGACATTTCAACAGTTTGTGTTTTAAACGACAGGATCTTGATCAGGACGTCGAAGGATATCTACAAAGGAAAAATCATGGAAGGGTGGACCTGCAAGAAAATACCGAGAATGTGAAAATTTGTTTAAGTTTGAGAATCATCGGCGcatatatacttaaatttgTTTACCTTCTTGTTCACTGAGAATGTAAAATGGTAGATGAGAGATCATCTTTGAACCACCTTCATTCCATTTGACAGTGCCAGGTCCCTGATCACCCCCGGATGAAGGACCGAGAACAGAGGAACAAATTGCTGGTTCATTCATTAGTCCTAGACAATCACGAGCACGTCTCCAAACCCTCTTGTCTGAGTTTTGAGAGCGAGCTACCTGTACACATGTTATCTAGGTCTGATTTAGCCTAAAAGCTTAAGCTAATATAATGAAAAGAATGTGAGACTTACAACCTTCGCTAAAGATACTCGAGCCCTTGGAAGTAGCTCGCGATGGCATGTTGCTAGTTTTGCAATGGCTGTCACTGCAAAACAAAGCAGCCGAGCTTGCGATGATTTTCTGGAAGTAGCAGTCATTGAGTCAATAGACGCGTCCAGACTCAAGCCTAAATCGACTTTATGGGGGAAGATAGAAGAAGTCTGGTTAGCGACCAAGCTCGATGATACAATGTCAAAGGATAAGATATacaggaaaagaaagacaaaccTAGATGAAAGATTCTCGTATAAAAGCAATTCCAAGCTTTCGAAAAGCTCTCGAGCTGCGTTTTTGTGCGATACACCTCCAGCTCCATGCTCACCAATAGCCCAACACAAGTGCAGTGCAAGCTCTGTCTGTGCAAGCGTAGTTTGTGCTCAGAGTAAAGAAAAATGAGCTGTGTGTAAATCACATTAAATGGTTCATTTTGAAGGGTATCAAGCTCATGGTAGTAAAGGAAAACAAAGACATGCTATAGATAAAAGCAATTTTCCTTGCCTTCTCAGGATTGTCATAAGCTTCTCCTAATCTGTCTATAATAGGCTTCTGCAACAACATGAGAGATATTATGAAACTTGATCTGTAAATGCTCTGTTTAACACAAGATTAATGCTTAACAAAAATGCAAATTCCAAGCAAAGAGATGCAATTCAAATTCATGAAGGAAATATGTGGAGAAAGCAAAGGAAGGAAAGAATATCAAACATACAAATTCAGAAAATTAGATGTGGAGTAGGTTAAAATTTGATACTAAGTTTAAGAAACTGAACTCTAGAGAACAATTAATAGCAAAAGCTTCAATTACTAATTTTGAAGATCTAAAATGGCAGATGAACTTTAGAGAAAATTTTTTCTGTCAAATTTATCTTGCATGTTTTCATGCATCAAACCGTTGAGGTAATAATGGCTGAAAAAATATGGTGCCGTGCGAGATACTTGAACATTCTGTATGAGTGTGAAACAGATTTGGAAATTGATGTAACAAAACAATATCCTGGTAAGCATTGGCaccattttccatttttattttgtcatggtaaaattattaaagactaaaaattattaacattaGTAACAGAAACTAAATCCCATATGGTTTTTTCTAAGGATTTTAACAACCAACTACTACCATCAACAAATTATGAATTACAGGTAAAACAGATTATCTAAGAGCTGTGGATGAGTctgtttattttcattgtaaGGATGAATATGGATTTGTATAACTAAACATACAGCAGCAGTAGTTgatatagaaaaaaagaaaccagAAATCTTGGTACCTTCAGCAGTGCAACAAAATCAGGTGATCGTTGAAAAACAGCCAGCATAAAATCTATTATCCTCCTTCGAACCTAGAAAGAGAAGATACAAACCCAGGttatcaagaaattttttttaaaattaggtaagtaaaaacataacatataacaattccaaaaatccaaaaataagaTTCAGGTTGAGCGCcaataatagaaaatatagaaacACAAGAGTTGAAAGCATGGAAATTGTGAAGATATTTATCATGCTGATGTGATGGCAAGAAATTGAATTATGAGGAGTGCCTAATAAAACCAGGGCACATGCAAAGCAAGAAATCCAAAAAGGCCTCAGGTTTCTCTGCATATACTTCTAACcatacttttaaatttttaatagcaattagtaattaaaaaaaaac includes the following:
- the LOC120267800 gene encoding vascular-related unknown protein 1 isoform X2, with amino-acid sequence MENSMSSSSMNRALFSKEAKSSEESGWTWYFEEDFMEKREEDDGNSSASFCLSSSMVSDAASYAAWKSSVPVDGVCQSLSFKKRKTIVNLDDDSLEDTASSPANSPKVSELSQRRNDDKKDDVSEEKHDVNGLDFIESTNEYTELQKRGLCLVPLSMFLNYI
- the LOC120267800 gene encoding vascular-related unknown protein 1 isoform X1; amino-acid sequence: MENSMSSSSMNRALFSKEAKSSEESGWTWYFEEDFMEKREEDDGNSSASFCLSSSMVSDAASYAAWKSSVPVDGVCQSLSFKKRKTIVNLDDDSLEDTASSPANSPKQVSELSQRRNDDKKDDVSEEKHDVNGLDFIESTNEYTELQKRGLCLVPLSMFLNYI